The Coleofasciculus chthonoplastes PCC 7420 genome includes a window with the following:
- a CDS encoding helix-turn-helix domain-containing protein, with translation MKENTSHLQQEQVEKLEVIGARLRQFRLEQSITLEEVAAQTRIQARLLQAIEDGKIDQLPEPVYIRGFIQRFAEVLGLNGTELANAFPVGASIQLIRPRWRYLPAAQLRPLHLYLLYILLVIGSVSGLSHILSRSAVQVIEVDNAPSAQQFPTPKKTEPRPPKQSLDINQSAEISHASQDGKPVQVGVTLKAQSWIRVVVDGKTEFEGVLPEGTQRTWVADQQLIVRAGNAGGVLVEFNDQSAKQMGAPGAVEEMTFAANPRS, from the coding sequence ATGAAGGAGAATACGAGTCATTTGCAGCAGGAACAAGTTGAGAAGCTCGAAGTCATAGGCGCTCGCCTACGTCAGTTTCGCCTCGAACAGTCGATTACCTTAGAGGAAGTTGCGGCTCAAACCCGAATTCAGGCACGGCTTTTACAGGCGATTGAAGACGGAAAGATCGACCAGTTGCCAGAGCCTGTATACATTCGCGGCTTTATCCAGCGATTTGCTGAAGTGCTAGGACTCAACGGTACAGAACTTGCCAATGCTTTTCCGGTGGGAGCGAGTATCCAGTTGATCAGACCTCGTTGGCGGTATTTACCCGCTGCTCAATTGCGACCGCTTCATCTCTACCTGCTCTATATTCTGTTGGTGATTGGTTCGGTCAGTGGTTTATCTCACATTCTGAGTCGCTCGGCAGTGCAAGTGATTGAAGTTGACAATGCCCCCTCTGCCCAGCAGTTTCCGACACCGAAAAAGACTGAACCCAGACCACCGAAACAGTCCCTTGATATTAACCAATCGGCGGAAATTAGTCATGCCAGCCAAGATGGTAAACCCGTGCAGGTGGGTGTTACCCTGAAGGCTCAGTCTTGGATTCGAGTCGTTGTGGATGGTAAAACCGAATTTGAAGGCGTCTTGCCCGAAGGCACCCAGCGGACTTGGGTGGCGGATCAACAACTGATTGTCCGGGCGGGTAATGCCGGAGGCGTCTTGGTCGAGTTTAATGACCAAAGTGCTAAACAAATGGGCGCCCCCGGTGCGGTTGAGGAAATGACCTTTGCAGCTAATCCTCGGTCTTGA
- a CDS encoding pseudouridine synthase: MEERVQKIISQWGIASRRQAEKMIVAGRVRLNGTVVQLGQKANPETDLIEVNGQRLKPSNRPQAIYLLLNKPVGVVSTCRNYRVCNTILEKRRTVLDLLPSTIRQGQGIHPVGRLDMESTGALILTNDGTLTYKLTHPRHHVPKTYRVWVKGHPPESILSAWRQGVDLSGRTTLPAQVRVLKQQPDKTLLEIVLTEGRNRQIRRVADLLGYPVIHLHRTAIGPIQLQRPGEPILLSGHYRYLEEFEIRFLHNRVH; the protein is encoded by the coding sequence ATGGAGGAAAGAGTACAAAAAATTATTTCACAGTGGGGTATCGCCTCACGGCGTCAAGCTGAGAAAATGATCGTAGCAGGACGTGTTCGGCTCAATGGCACTGTGGTGCAGCTAGGACAAAAAGCCAATCCGGAAACGGATTTGATTGAAGTGAATGGTCAGCGGCTCAAACCCAGTAATCGTCCTCAGGCAATTTATCTGTTGCTCAATAAACCCGTGGGTGTAGTCTCTACTTGTCGGAATTATCGGGTGTGTAATACCATTCTTGAGAAGCGTCGTACAGTTCTTGATTTACTGCCAAGCACGATTAGACAAGGTCAGGGTATCCATCCGGTGGGACGGTTGGACATGGAATCTACAGGAGCGTTAATTCTGACAAATGACGGAACACTAACCTATAAACTTACCCATCCTCGCCATCACGTTCCCAAAACGTATCGGGTTTGGGTCAAGGGTCATCCTCCTGAATCAATTCTCTCGGCTTGGCGTCAGGGTGTGGACTTGTCGGGTAGAACCACTTTACCTGCTCAAGTTCGAGTCCTCAAGCAGCAACCCGATAAAACACTTTTAGAAATTGTCTTGACAGAAGGGAGAAACCGCCAAATTCGTCGAGTTGCTGACCTGCTAGGCTATCCAGTAATCCATCTGCACCGCACGGCAATTGGTCCGATTCAATTACAACGACCGGGTGAACCGATACTGCTCAGTGGTCACTACCGTTATCTTGAAGAATTTGAAATCCGCTTCCTCCACAACCGAGTTCACTAA